The following proteins come from a genomic window of Candidatus Methylomirabilota bacterium:
- a CDS encoding amino acid ABC transporter permease: MLLGFDLGVIWRNWDFLILQGFLGIGKFVGGTVRLAIPAIIFGFILGIFIGLGRLSSRRWVSMPATLYVEFFRGVPLVMVIFWMWFVVPIALKRPIPEYWVALIAFVVFEAAYLGEIVRAGVQSVPRGQVEAATAVGLTATQTTRYVILPQALKNMIPSLVTQFIVLFKDTSLASIIGFMDLTKAAQVVNNREVRPFELYLFIAVVYWICTYSMSRYARHVERRLSPA, from the coding sequence ATGCTCCTCGGCTTCGATCTCGGCGTCATCTGGCGCAACTGGGACTTCCTGATCCTCCAGGGCTTCCTGGGCATCGGGAAGTTCGTGGGCGGCACGGTGCGCCTGGCCATCCCCGCCATCATCTTCGGCTTCATCCTGGGCATCTTCATCGGGCTCGGACGTCTGTCGAGCCGGCGCTGGGTCAGCATGCCCGCCACCCTCTACGTGGAGTTCTTCCGAGGCGTGCCCCTCGTCATGGTCATCTTCTGGATGTGGTTCGTGGTGCCCATCGCGCTCAAGCGTCCCATTCCGGAGTACTGGGTGGCCCTCATCGCCTTCGTGGTCTTCGAGGCAGCCTACCTCGGCGAGATCGTGCGGGCCGGGGTGCAGTCCGTGCCGCGCGGGCAGGTGGAGGCGGCCACCGCCGTCGGACTGACGGCCACCCAGACCACCCGGTACGTGATCCTGCCCCAGGCGCTCAAGAACATGATCCCGTCCCTGGTGACCCAGTTCATCGTCCTGTTCAAAGACACGTCCCTGGCCTCGATCATCGGTTTCATGGATCTGACCAAGGCCGCGCAGGTCGTGAACAATCGCGAGGTCCGTCCCTTCGAGCTCTACCTCTTCATCGCCGTCGTGTACTGGATCTGCACCTACTCCATGTCTCGCTACGCGCGGCACGTCGAGCGGCGCCTCTCTCCTGCCTGA